One Littorina saxatilis isolate snail1 linkage group LG14, US_GU_Lsax_2.0, whole genome shotgun sequence genomic region harbors:
- the LOC138946899 gene encoding uncharacterized protein yields the protein MSSLTLLTATVVVLGLWCWVPIDAFNPRMASCNRTTMPVVTNLSLADWAGRWYQSHISTNGLTTVQYDAVASDVQITVPLAQDRRGQVDQDFIVGRNTFINHATGNCSYSGWLDEVIDGKMSGAYQTQIYPWPVYGYYIYWYDSYVLATDYTSTSVILTEKNVNGYTDITFADIRVFVRNATLAPDAAVVDAALNGFCQGAFLDLSSNFYEQIPTDSDLPCFAPPAK from the exons ATGTCATCGTTGACCCTACTGACCGCTACCGTAGTGGTGCTGGGACTGTGGTGCTGGGTCCCCATTGATGCTTTCAACCCGCGAATGGCTTCTTGCAACAGGACCACCATGCCTGTCGTGACCAACCTCAGCCTGGCTGACTGGGCAG GGAGGTGGTACCAGAGCCACATCAGCACGAACGGGTTGACAACTGTCCAGTATGATGCAGTTGCCTCCGACGTGCAGATAACCGTCCCCCTGGCGCAGGACAGGCGAGGG CAGGTTGACCAAGACTTCATAGTGGGGCGGAACACATTCATCAACCATGCTACTGGCAATTGCAGCTACAGCGGGTGGCTTGACGAGGTCATTGACGGTAAGATGTCCGGAGCTTACCAGACCCAAATCTACCCATGGCCGGTGTATGGCTACTACATCTACTGGTACGACTCGTACGTGCTGGCTACAGACTACACCTC AACCTCCGTGATACTGACGGAGAAGAATGTCAACGGATATACTGACATCACCTTCGCTGACATCAGGGTCTTCGTGAGGAATGCTACACTCGCCCCTGACGCCGCTGTTGTGGACGCCGCACTCAACGGTTTCTGTCAGGGCGCCTTCCTCGATCTCTCCTCCAACTTCTACGAGCAAATCCCCACCGACAGCGACCTGCCGTGCTTCGCTCCGCCGGCTAAATAA